A genomic segment from Glycine max cultivar Williams 82 chromosome 1, Glycine_max_v4.0, whole genome shotgun sequence encodes:
- the LOC102662948 gene encoding S-protein homolog 24 has product MLKSLVTIIVFLLIVRAQDDLGDDSIFDGRKTVCVLNGMNDDILVYLHCQSRYNDLGQHVLAVGEYQEWSFRDNIRDTTLFWCTMDAGKVHASFQVYRAEIEEKLCDSQCNRTLTNDGGYFYDQFHGYWEKRLSWYIP; this is encoded by the coding sequence ATGTTGAAGTCCCTGGTCACAATTATTGTATTCTTGTTGATTGTCCGTGCTCAAGATGATTTGGGTGATGATTCAATTTTTGACGGGAGGAAAACTGTGTGTGTTTTAAATGGGATGAATGATGACATTCTTGTGTATCTCCATTGTCAGTCGAGGTACAATGATCTTGGCCAACATGTTCTTGCCGTTGGAGAGTACCAAGAATGGTCCTTTAGAGATAATATTCGTGACACAACTCTCTTTTGGTGCACGATGGATGCAGGCAAGGTGCATGCGAGTTTTCAAGTTTATCGTGCCGAAATTGAGGAGAAGTTATGTGATTCCCAATGCAATCGAACTCTAACAAACGATGGAGGCTATTTTTATGATCAGTTCCATGGCTATTGGGAGAAGAGATTATCATGGTATATTCCATAA